One window of Triplophysa rosa linkage group LG10, Trosa_1v2, whole genome shotgun sequence genomic DNA carries:
- the si:ch211-266g18.10 gene encoding axoneme-associated protein mst101(2) isoform X5 → MTQATKEVQSIPPTPADAPVTPVHPDTLTARSHGFLRILKRPAQWLIVISLLISWSVAGVVMFDFVTDDQLANIQEFGSDPMLAIDKTFEGIENGMNNMINTVTDAYDHVVEMNFNPMDAVNLAADSSVAFLSFSGVGDFGVTETVAFGGTVLDEATEWIRFPINYLFHMFEDILDVTIIYPADVASDALVYTLSGVKDVFQYLSTVFVGIEAQIPKMSIDPMKLAGNVAEEATELKNSISNYLSNLFVGDEGVIPDISFDPMKVVTDSVEEFVDRRDMFLAYLSNMLIKDKDEAPQMLRRKGEFLPPMEKVLEHVKEAKEKKAREEIYKIIQDMRGKKAEAEEDEIMQQINITVEKEKKKEVKPDKKVSEKVQKSKEDKKLTKDKSHKPTERKRPLKKGKVTDEKSILKQKKLKSEETSSKPKRSETKEHEKTLSEKKPQDDERAEAEKKIKPAKKDDVRKKVAKTKGVKKEKTKPAPVKKEPGVTKGKAKPARSKKEAEAVKEEHPAKKESRDIKKAAKPAPKEKVTKAVKEKAEPVVKKEDEVAEKKVKAAPKKKEPEVSKEKTKPTPSKKEEEAPKKKAKPARVEKEPVVSKKKSKPEPSKKEPDVPKEKEKPAKRELKPKAAPVKKEPEVSKEKAKLSLLQKEDKVLKPGPGKKEAGDIKEKAKPTLAKKEAVQKKPKPAAVKKEPEVTKEKEASSKKEPKITKEIPKPPKKAEVIKEIRVPEKKEAEVIEAKVKPAPEKKETEVIKEKVKPAPVKKEAKVIKDKAKHAPEKKVISEAEVIKDKAKAAPVKKEAEVTKEKAPEPAHKREPKVTKEEEKTAPPKTVEVPKEKPKQVLKETEPDITKEMPEPKKKPKAIKEKAKPAPTKKEAEVIKEKAERVTVKKEPKAIKEKAKPAPTKKEAEVIKEKAKPVPEKKEAEVIKKKTKPTPVKKEPLITKEKPKPTPKKEAESIKERAKPAPKMKEVKEKTKPAPVKKEAEVIKEKVKPAPVKKEAEVIKEKVKPAPVKKAEVVKEKAKPAPEKKEAKVIEGKVKEAPVKKEAEIIKEKVKPAAAKKEAEVIKEKVKVAPVKKEPGVPKEKTMKPAPEPAKKVEVPKEKVKPVLKEKEAKVIKAKDKPAPVKKEPAVTKEKEKPAPKKKEAEIIKEKVKPAPVKKEPEVSKKAPESKPEPVKKVEVPKEMVKPVHEEKAAEAIKEKAEPVPKKKEPGVVKKAHEAKPKREPEVTKEKKKTEAKKEAKVIKEKVKATPVKQEADVPKEKTVKPEPVKKVEAPKEKAKLVPKEKEPEITKEKAKPAPKKADAIKEKVKPAPKMKEAKDIKEKVKPAPVKKEAIVIKEKVKPAPEKKEAELIKEKAKATPVKKEPEVTKKKAPKKEAEILEEKIKPATEKKEAEAIKEKAKPVTEKLKEAEVKVKPAPVKKEPEVIKEKEKPAPKKKEAEVIKEKAKPAPVKKAPEVLKEKVLEPKPTPLKKDAKVIKEDLKPTEKKEAEVIKEKVKPAPKIKEAEVIKEKITPAPEKKEAEVIKEKVKPAPKKKEAEVIEKVKPAPKIKEAKVIKEEVKSAPEIKEAEEIKKKIKPAQEAKVIKEKVKPAPEIKESEEIKEKVKPDPEKKEAEVIKEKVKPAQKKEVEEIKEKVQPTPEIKEAKVTKEKVKAAPVKKEPEVAKEKAPEPPTPKRDVPPSLGVDLELLNSINQKLSLLDLLRKDIGEMKSDLESTQNQIHLLRMDNRTIKEPETVGVKVKRAVSKEKVQKEPEVLRKITKTAHLKKERDALKNITKPAPAKKDQEVKIRPGPKQKEIHHVEVEAEKPLQKESEEVKEAEVKLTEKEAVKDKEVKGEEPDVTKDIPEIEEEDIPYFQCFFVDEDDTQYPFFPFPPPLSPNFGV, encoded by the exons ATGACTCAGGCAACTAAAG AAGTACAATCCATCCCTCCCACTCCTGCAGATGCCCCAGTAACGCCAGTGCATCCAGACACTCTCACGGCCAGAAGTCATGGGTTTCTCAGAATCTTAAAGCGTCCCGCACAATGGCTGATCGTCATCTCGCTTCTGATCTCATGGTCAGTAGCTGGTGTTGTCATGTTTGACTTTGTGACTGACGATCAGCTTGCAA ACATCCAGGAATTTGGATCTGATCCGATGTTAGCAATAGATAAGACGTTTGAAGGCATTGAAAACGGAATGAACAACATGATCAATACCGTCACTGATGCATATG ATCACGTCGTTGAAATGAACTTTAATCCGATGGACGCTGTTAATTTAGCAGCAGACTCATCTGtggcttttctgtcatttaGTGGTGTtg GAGACTTTGGAGTCACTGAAACAGTGGCATTTGGTGGCACTGTTCTAGATGAAGCTACAGAATGGATTAGATTTCCTATCAACTACTTATTCCACATGTTTGAAG ACATTCTGGACGTAACTATCATTTATCCTGCGGACGTGGCCAGTGATGCACTCGTGTACACTTTAAGTGGGGTCAAGGATGTTTTTCAATATCTTTCCACTGTGTTTGTGGGCATCGAAG CTCAGATTCCCAAAATGAGCATTGATCCCATGAAACTGGCTGGCAATGTTGCAGAAGAGGCCACAGAGCTAAAGAACTCTATTTCTAACTACCTTTCCAACTTATTTGTTGGAGATGAAG GTGTTATTCCTGACATTAGCTTTGACCCTATGAAAGTTGTCACAGACTCTGTTGAGGAATTTGTTGACAGGAGAGACATGTTCTTGGCCTACCTGTCAAACATGCTCATCAAAGACAAAG ATGAAGCACCACAAATGTTAAGAAGAAAAG GAGAATTTCTGCCCCCTATGGAAAAAG TTCTTGAACACGTGAAAGAGGCCAAAGAAAAAAAGGCTAGAGAGGAGATATACAAAATCATTCAAG ACATGAGAGGTAAGAAGGCCGAAGCTGAAGAGGATGAAATAATGCAACAAATAAACATAACtgtagaaaaagaaaagaagaaagaagTTAAACCCGACAAGAAAGTCAGTGAAAAAGTTCAAAAGTCCAAGGAGGACAAGAAACTTACAAAAGACAAGAGTCATAAACCAACAG AAAGGAAAAGACCTCTTAAAAAGGGCAAGGTGACTGATGAAAAGTCCATTCTGAAACAGAAGAAACTGAAATCGG aAGAAACGTCATCAAAGCCTAAAAGAAGTGAAACAAAAGAACATGAaaaaactctttcagaaaagaAACCCCAGGATGATGAGAGAGCAG AAGCTGAGAAAAAGATTAAACCAGCCAAGAAAG ATGATGTTCGTAAAAAAGTGGCCAAAACCAaag GTGTTAAGAAAGAGAAAACCAAACCAGCCCCTGTTAAGAAAG AGCCTGGAGTTACCAAAGGAAAGGCCAAACCAGCTCGTTCAAAAAAAG AAGCTGAAGCTGTCAAGGAGGAACATCCTGCAAAAAAAG AATCTAGAGATATTAAGAAAGCGGCAAAACCAGCTCCAAAAGAAAAAG TTACAAAGGCAGTGAAGGAAAAGGCTGAGCCAGTTGTGAAGAAAG aAGATGAAGTTGCAGAGAAGAAAGTCAAAGCAGCACCCAAAAAGAAAG AGCCTGAGGTTTCCAAAGAGAAGACCAAACCAACACCCTCAAAGAAAG AGGAGGAAGCCCCTAAAAAGAAAGCTAAGCCAGCCCGTGTGGAGAAAG AGCCTGTTGTCTCCAAAAAGAAGTCCAAACCAGAACCTTCAAAGAAag AACCTGATGTTCCTAAGGAGAAAGAAAAACCAGCCAAAAGAG AATTGAAGCCAAAGGCAGCTCCTGTGAAAAAAG agCCTGAAGTTTCCAAGGAAAAGGCGAAGCTATCACTTTTGCAGAAAG AGGATAAAGTTCTCAAACCAGGTCCTGGGAAGAAAG AGGCTGGTGATATTAAAGAGAAGGCAAAACCTACTCTTGCAAAGAAAG AAGCTGTGCAGAAAAAGCCTAAACCAGCTGCTGTCAAGAAAG AGCCTGAAGTTACAAAAGAGAAAGAAGCCTCTTCAAAGAAAG AACCTAAGATAACTAAAGAAATACCCAAGCCACCAAAGAAAG CTGAAGTGATCAAAGAGATCAGAGTTCCAGAGAAGAAAG AGGCTGAAGTCATTGAGGCGAAAGTTAAACCAGCCCCTGAGAAGAAAG AGACTGAAGTCATTAAAGAGAAAGTTAAACCAGCTCCTGTAAAGAAAg AAGCAAAAGTCATCAAGGACAAAGCTAAACATGCCCCCGAGAAGAAAG TCATTTCAGAGGCTGAAGTCATCAAGGACAAAGCTAAAGCCGCTCCTGTTAAGAAAG AGGCTGAAGTTACTAAAGAAAAGGCACCTGAACCAGCACACAAAAGAG AACCTAAAGTTACCAAAGAGGAAGAAAAAACAGCGCCTCCTAAAACAG TCGAGGTTCCAAAGGAAAAGCCAAAACAAGTCCTCAAAGAAACAG AACCTGACATAACCAAAGAGATGCCAGAGCCAAAGAAAA AGCCAAAAGCCATCAAAGAGAAAGCTAAACCAGCCCCTACCAAGAAAG aGGCTGAAGTTATTAAAGAGAAAGCTGAACGGGTCACTGTAAAGAAAG AGCCAAAAGCCATCAAAGAGAAAGCTAAACCAGCCCCTACCAAGAAAG AGGCTGAAGTTATTAAAGAGAAAGCTAAACCGGTCCCTGAAAAGAAAG AGGCCGAAGTCatcaagaagaaaaccaaacCAACTCCTGTAAAGAAAG AACCTTTGATAACCAAAGAAAAACCCAAACCAACACCAAAGAAAG aAGCTGAATCCATTAAAGAAAGAGCTAAACCAGCACCCAAGATGAAAG AGGTTAAAGAGAAAACTAAACCAGCCCCTGTGAAGAAAG AGGCCGAAGTCATTAAAGAGAAAGTTAAACCAGCTCCTGTGAAGAAAG AGGCCGAAGTCATTAAAGAGAAAGTTAAACCAGCTCCTGTGAAGAAAG ctgAAGTAGTCAAAGAAAAGGCTAAACCAGCCCCTGAAAAGAAAG AGGCTAAAGTCATTGAGGGGAAAGTTAAAGAAGCTCCTGTAAAGAAAG AGGCTGAAATCATCAAAGAGAAAGTCAAACCAGCCGCGGCCAAGAAAG AGGCTGAAGTCATCAAGGAGAAAGTTAAAGTAGCTCCTGTAAAGAAag AGCCTGGAGTTCCTAAAGAAAAGACAATGAAACCAGCACCAGAACCTGCAAAGAAAG TTGAGGTTCCCAAAGAAAAGGTTAAACCAGTCCTTAAAGAGAAAG AAGCTAAAGTTATCAAGGCCAAAGATAAACCAGCTCCTGTGAAGAAAG AGCCTGCAGTTaccaaagagaaagaaaagccAGCGCCTAAGAAGAAAG AGGCTGAAATTATCAAGGAGAAAGTCAAACCAGCTCCTGTTAAGAAAG AACCTGAAGTTTCTAAAAAAGCACCTGAATCAAAACCAGAACCCGTAAAGAAAG TTGAGGTTCCTAAAGAAATGGTGAAACCGGTCCATGAAGAAAAAG caGCTGAAGCAATCAAAGAGAAAGCTGAACCAGTCCCTAAGAAAAAAG AGCCTGGAGTTGTTAAAAAGGCACATGAAGCAAAACCCAAAAGAG aGCCTGAAGTTaccaaagagaaaaaaaaaacagaagctaAGAAAG AGGCTAAAGTAATAAAGGAGAAAGTTAAAGCAACTCCTGTAAAGCAAG AGGCTGACGTTCCTAAAGAAAAAACAGTCAAACCAGAACCTGTGAAGAAAG TTGAGGCTCCAAAGGAAAAGGCAAAACTAGTGCCTAAAGAGAAAG AACCTGAAATAACCAAAGAAAAGGCGAAGCCAGCACCAAAGAAAG CTGATGCCATCAAAGAGAAAGTCAAACCAGCCCCTAAGATGAAAG aggCTAAAGACATCAAGGAGAAAGTTAAACCAGCTCCTGTAAAAAAAG agGCAATTGTCATCAAGGAAAAAGTTAAACCTGCCCCTGAGAAAAAAG AAGCTGAACTCATCAAGGAAAAAGCTAAAGCGACTCCTGTAAAGAAAG AGCCTGAAGTTACTAAGAAAAAGGCACCTAAAAAAG AGGCTGAAATCCttgaggagaaaataaaaccagCCACTGAGAAGAAAG AGGCTGAAGCCATCAAGGAGAAAGCTAAACCTGTCACAGAGAAGTTAAAAG AGGCTGAAGTCAAAGTGAAACCAGCTCCTGTAAAGAAAG AGCCTGAAGTTatcaaagaaaaagaaaaaccagcACCTAAGAAGAAAG AGGCTGAAGTCATCAAGGAGAAAGCTAAACCAGCTCCTGTAAAGAAAG CTCCTGAAGTTCTTAAAGAAAAGGTGCTTGAACCAAAACCAACTCCTTTAAAGAAAG ATGCTAAAGTGATCAAGGAAGATCTTAAACCAACGGAGAAGAAAG AGGCTGAAGTGATCAAGGAGAAAGTTAAACCAGCACCTAAAATTAAAG AGGCTGAAGTGATCAAGGAGAAAATTACACCAGCCCCTGAGAAGAAAG AGGCTGAAGTGATCAAGGAGAAAGTTAAACCAGCCCCCAAGAAGAAAG AGGCTGAAGTGATTGAGAAAGTTAAACCAGCTCCTAAAATTAAAG AGGCTAAAGTGATCAAGGAGGAAGTTAAATCAGCCCCTGAAATTAAAG AGGCTGAAGAGatcaagaaaaaaattaaaccaGCCCAAG AGGCTAAAGTGATCAAGGAGAAAGTTAAACCAGCCCCTGAAATTAAAG AGTCTGAAGAGATCAAGGAGAAAGTTAAACCAGACCCTGAGAAAAAAG AGGCTGAAGTGATCAAGGAGAAAGTAAAACCAGCTCAGAAGAAAG aGGTTGAAGAGATCAAGGAGAAAGTTCAACCGACCCCTGAAATTAAAG AGGCTAAAGTCACAAAGGAGAAAGTGAAAGCAGCTCCTGTAAAGAAAG AGCCTGAAGTTGCTAAAGAAAAAGCACCTGAACCACCCACACCAAAGAGAG ATGTTCCTCCATCTCTTGGTGTGGATCTGGAGCTCCTGAACTCTATCAACCAAAAACTGTCTCTTCTGGATTTACTGAGGAAGGACATTGGTGAAATGAAAAGTGACCTGGAGTCCACTCAGAATCAAATTCATCTTTTAAGGATGGACAACAGAACAATCAAAG agCCAGAGACTGTTGGTGTAAAAGTAAAGCGAGCAGTCTCCAAGGAAAAAGTTCAAAAAG aaccAGAAGTTTTAAGAAAGATTACAAAGACTGCACATCTTAAGAAAG AACGTGATGCCCTGAAAAACATCACAAAGCCTGCACCTGCAAAGAAAG ATCAAGAGGTCAAGATCAGGCCAGGGCCTAAACAGAAAG AAATCCATCATGTAGAGGTGGAAGCAGAGAAACCTTTACAAAAAG AATCCGAGGAGGTCAAAGAAGCAGAAG TCAAGCTAACCGAGAAAGAAGCTGTCAAGGACAAAGAAGTAAAAG gagAAGAACCCGATGTCACCAAAGATATTCCAGAAATAGAGGAGG AGGACATTCCCTACTTCCAGTGTTTCTTTGTGGATGAGGATGACACTCAGTACCCGTTCTTCCCCTTCCCACCTCCACTCTCACCAAACTTCGGAGTCTGA